A window of Rhipicephalus microplus isolate Deutch F79 chromosome X, USDA_Rmic, whole genome shotgun sequence genomic DNA:
aaaataatgattgatatgtggggtttaacgtcccaaaaccaccatatgattatgagtgacgccgtagtggagggttccggtaatttctaccacctggggttctttgacgtgcactcaaatctgagcacacgggcctacaacatttccgcctccatcggaaatgcagccgccgcagccgggtgcATCCAGAATAAGCTGAAAAAAACAGGAGCTTGTCTGCTGAacactttgatttttttttctttccagaaAGAGAAGCACTGTGTTGCTTGTCTGGTTAACCATGCCCCGTATACCCAAGAAAGAGCGACTTAACATTATTGAACTTTGTTGTGAAAAATACACCCAAAAAGCATAGGAGAGCTGACAGGAAGACCTGTCCAAGTGGTCAACAGGATTCGACAGGCTTACAAAAAGAAGGTCGAGTCAAGGATGTGCCTTACGGACGTTCACCAAGAGCCACAACGGATGATGACTTGTTGATTGTTGTGGCTGCTGTGAATGGCCCCCGCGTGTCACTTCAAGAACTCAGACAGAGCCTGCTGCTGAGGGCTTCAATGTCTACTGTGAGGCGGTGAATCAATGAAGCCGGCCTAAGTAGAAGAGCTGCTGCCCAAAATATTTCGCTTAGGGCCATAAACAAAGCAAAGCGGCTTGATTTCGCGCAACTACACGAAACCTGGGCGGTGAAACAATAGCAGAAAGTTCTACTCTGCAATGAGTGCAGCTTATACCACTGGTGACCAGCGAGAACGTGTTTTACACCCTGCAGGAATACTGTAACGTATTTCGCAGAATCAGTTTGACGTTGTTCGTCCATATATTTAAGTTAATATTTCGCAATATTCATATTGGTCCACCCCACACGCGGGTTCAGACTAAATTTTTGTGCTTTAGGGTTATGAATATTAAGTTCTAGTATATAGTTTCAGTATTTCTTACTTAAGAATGAATTATTGCTACTATATAGGCTAACCTACATGCTTAATAAATTTTGTCACTGTACCAAGATGAGAGGATTTATTTCGGTAAACACTTTAAAGTTTAAAACTTCCCAGGCATAAAAAAGTGAAGCCACAATTTTCCTTCGTAAGCTGCAAAATTAGCAAAGCACCCATATTGCGTTCCACAGGCGTAGTAACAATATCATAGTTGATATTCACTTTCAGAAATCAAGGTTTTCGACGTAGTGGACACGTAGCAACTCTATTTGTTGCAACTCTATTTGTCGCTAAGTTAGAGTACGCTTGCATTATTGGGATGCACTAGACACAACATTAAAATATTATATATAATTCGGAGAAAAGGTGTTCTGTTTATTTACTCTAAGTTTGAGCACACCAATTCTCCCACACTGCTCATGACAGAAATTGACATACGGCTGCTGGAAATACGCCGCCAGATGCTGCGCCTAAACTTTCTACAAGCTATAATTAATTTTGAATTATTCATAGACCATGTGTTATATGTGTCTCCCCTGTTCACGAGGCGTATCTGTGATGATGACACACATGCTTTAGCCCCTCATTTTGCAAGGACAGATGCTCACAAATGTTCTTTCTTTCCGAGAACATTGTGTCAGAATGAAACTCTAGGAATGAACCTTCCTACAGTAGCTCATTACCCCTGTCTTATTCTTTGTATCACCGTATTTTTTGTACTCATTGTGTCTGATTCCTATTATCTTCATATTGTCGTAATTATATATTGGTGTGATGTAGAATTTCTTGTTAACATATTAGGGTTCTTTCTGCATTATGTCTGAGGTTTTTGTATATTGTTTGGACTAAATGTATTCATATTTTGTATTTCACTTCTTGTTCTGTATTTAAAATCAGTGCCCTTCCTACAAACACAGAATCGTGGTCTGCCGTATATTATAAATAAAATGTGTAGCGTTCATTGGACTGTTATATAACAGAGGAGGCAACACTGGGTCCGAAATTGACATTAATCCGACAGCACGCCCGTATCATAGCAGTGGAGCGCATAAGCATAGCTCATtactttttcagaaaaaaaaacagatagctAGCACTGCTATCACAATTGAAGTTGCACACACATAACTCTTGCCCcgcggtggtggtctagtggctaaagtactcggctgctgacccgcaggtcgcgggattaatctcggctgtggcggctgcatttacgatggagtcGGGAAttttgtaggcacgtgtgctcagatttgggcgtacgctaaagaaccccaggtggtctaaatttccggagccctccactaccgcgtccctaataatcatatggcgatttaaggatgttaaaccctacatataaatcaatcaacacACATAACGCTTGCGTGCGGACTTGGTCTAAAGCAGTTTCAAGGCATGGCGCGGCCCTGTTCTGAAATACTTGACTGACACACAATGCCTTGGCTCGATTTCTATTGCCATACCGATTTcaattttttgcagtttttgggTCAACGTGACTGATGCATCGATTTCTTTGCTCTTTGACGTTTAAATAAGCAATGTATGTCCGCGACATCACTGGTTATGTGGAGAACGTAAAAAACTTGTGACGCATACGTGCATACTGCCGCCCGTGGTATACGGGCATCTGCCATACGTGAGAACAGAACAATGGTTTTATCAAGTGCACGTCAAGATGTTCAAACTAATCATGTGACTGCTAGACAGTCGTGTTCATATGCTATCTCCATACCCTACTGCGCAAACGTATATATGCGGCTAGATACAGATATATGTAGATATAGATGCTCAAAATAGCAGTTTGCCTTGCCAAggaatgcttcgcacttaaaatcaCTAGTAAATACAGAACAAGCTCAGAAATTTCCCAAGAAAAGGAAAGACCAATTTTAAGAAGTTTATTGATACACTACAAATAAAAGAACGCATGAATAAAACACACTAAAATTATCTTTACATTGAAAGCTAAACCACCATCTCTGCATCTCGGCAGATACTCTCAACAATGAAGACCTTCAGACGCTCGACTCTGGCTGTGACGTTGCAGCAGAAGTGGTTCGTTCTCTCATCGCCACCTTTCTCTCGCTTGTTATCGACTTCATCAGAAGCCAAGAACCCGCGATGCCTACCGCCAGTGATCCGACTGTCACAGCTGACAACGCACTGACCAGCACCGAGCTTTCTCTCGCCAAGGCGATCACTGCTTTCAGGCAGCCCTCCGTGTATATCACAGGCTCCACTGAATGCAACGTCCGTTTAGTTGTGTCCGTCACGCCATAGCCGCACATCACATTGGGCAGGCGTCTCTGCTCCCTGCAGCAAGAATAAGGCACGCCACAGCGCTCCCGGCTCGGGTTCCACCGAGAGCAGTGGAAGTACGCGTTGTGGTGCCAGTCCAGATAGCCCCGGGAGGAGATACCGCAGCACCGAAGCGAAGCCTGGAGCGTGTTGATGAGGTGTTCCATGTCAGGATCATCCCTGTAGATTACGACGGCTCGCCTCAAGATATTCTCGACACCTGATCTATTTGGCGGCGT
This region includes:
- the LOC119176686 gene encoding tetraspanin-33 translates to MSVRLILKGLLFIMNVIYWLIGGVTALTGGYLLTVKVRILRRYVDLTFDPAVFFIVVGCLVFIIAALGCVGALRENKNFLCLYGFSLSAIAVAVVLVAVLAFVWSTSTPPNRSGVENILRRAVVIYRDDPDMEHLINTLQASLRCCGISSRGYLDWHHNAYFHCSRWNPSRERCGVPYSCCREQRRLPNVMCGYGVTDTTKRTLHSVEPVIYTEGCLKAVIALARESSVLVSALSAVTVGSLAVGIAGSWLLMKSITSERKVAMRERTTSAATSQPESSV